Below is a genomic region from Tepidiforma bonchosmolovskayae.
TGGCCGAGATAGCCGACTAGCGCGCGAGGAAGTGTTCGATGATGCGGGCGGCGAATTCTACGCCGATCGGCAGGGCGTCCTCGTCGATAACGAAGCCGGGGTCGTGGTGGCGGCCGGCGATGCCCTTCGCTTCGTTGCGGGCGCCGAGCCAGAAGTAGCAGCCGGGCCGGGCTTCGAGGAAGACGGACATGTCTTCGGCGCCCATGGTCGGCACGCCGATGATGCGGTCGGGGCCGAAGTAGCCGCGGGCGAGCTCGAGGACATCGGCGGTGACGGTCGGGTCGTTGACGAGGGGCGGGCAGGAGGTTTCGTGGGAAAAGGTGAAGGATGCGCCGAAAGCAGCGCAGACGCCGGCGAGGATCTCTTCGGTGCGGCGGAGCATGAGGTCGCGGACCGGGGTGCTGTAGGAGCGGATCGTGCCGGTCATGACGGCAGATTCGGCGATGACGTTGCCGCGGAAGCCGGCCTGGATCTTGCCGATGGTGAGGACCGCTTGCTCGGACGGGGGAAGTGAGCGGCTGACGACCGTCTGGAGGGCGGTGACGGCGTGGGCGGCAACGACGACGGCGTCGACGGACTGGTGGGGGGCCGCGGCGTGGCCGCCGCGGCCGGTGATTTCGATGCGGATTGCCGTGGGGGC
It encodes:
- a CDS encoding M20 metallopeptidase family protein, translated to MATASLPPVRPAIRALADRLIADRRHLHQHPECSWQEHETQRYLLRRLEEIGLADVRPIARTGATALVEGGRPGPCVLWRADIDALPVPEKTGLPFASKNDGVMHACGHDAHMAIALALAAWAHAERRRLPGAIRFVFQPAEEASGGAAACIADGVLETPRVAVALGLHISADIPIGAINLAPGPFFAAPTAIRIEITGRGGHAAAPHQSVDAVVVAAHAVTALQTVVSRSLPPSEQAVLTIGKIQAGFRGNVIAESAVMTGTIRSYSTPVRDLMLRRTEEILAGVCAAFGASFTFSHETSCPPLVNDPTVTADVLELARGYFGPDRIIGVPTMGAEDMSVFLEARPGCYFWLGARNEAKGIAGRHHDPGFVIDEDALPIGVEFAARIIEHFLAR